The Phoenix dactylifera cultivar Barhee BC4 chromosome 17, palm_55x_up_171113_PBpolish2nd_filt_p, whole genome shotgun sequence genome contains a region encoding:
- the LOC103708288 gene encoding cation/H(+) antiporter 15-like, with amino-acid sequence MATDDNTENSTRNRTEYSMLCYPAIKATSAGVWIGDNPLEFSFPLLIYQIIIIFIFSRITHFFLRRLSQPVAISQIIAGVILGPSVLGRYGKFEDILFSPRSWQQLNTVALLFFMLFLFMIGVKTDLTMIPKAGKKAVAIAILSSVLPAGIIMLVAHLQGPDLPLSFREGRIPIKLASKWSRTSYTVLSCALAELELLTSKLGRLAMSASLIIDVASLFVTSGLGGYRLSSRLDMPGKAAISIACFFGFLFFVVFLARPFIVWLIRRRTPEGALLDEACFMTVIFLALGCGLISEVIGYHATMGPFILGLALPGGAPLGVTVVEKMDRLVTGVFLPVFLATAGLHMDLPKLTLSGFNQWGLLEAYILILTLAKFIGVMLPCLYCKMPLRDALSVGLMMNARGIFEVDTALQWRDSKSVDDQLYAVLILSIIIIGGGTAPLLKYLYHPEDRFVAYKRRTVQHSKSGDELRVLVCIHNQDNVAPIITLLETSHPIVDSPICVYLLHLVQLVGRADAILVPHKRHRSSHITDSDRIINAFRFFEQQHPSSVSLIPYVCISPYATMHDDICSLALDKKVTLVILPFHRNATFDGTLAAANPALQAINCNAVRYAPCSVAILVDHGLTAAGTTTHALAGGARPLQRIAVYFLGGADDREALAYAARMAEDPAVGLTVVRIRPPMEWRCDGGKDELLDDEMVDEFRRERLDGERVQYREEVSRDGEDTVRVIQETSDGFSLLLVGRREGMESPLTDGMSMWSEYPELGVIGDLLASTDFGGRVSTLVVQQQTRVRSTQAESPMVARAPGSQVAQLNQD; translated from the exons aTGGCCACGGATGACAATACAGAGAACTCAACCCGTAACAGGACAGAGTACTCCATGCTCTGCTACCCAGCCATCAAGGCCACCTCCGCCGGTGTCTGGATCGGCGACAACCCTCTAGAGTTTTCCTTCCCTCTCCTCATCTACcagatcatcatcatcttcatcttctcccGCATCACCCACTTCTTCCTCCGCCGCCTCTCCCAGCCCGTCGCCATCTCCCAGATCATC GCCGGCGTGATACTGGGCCCTTCCGTCCTGGGGCGCTACGGGAAGTTCGAGGACATCCTCTTCAGCCCGCGGAGCTGGCAGCAGCTCAACACCGTcgccctcctcttcttcatGCTTTTCCTCTTCATGATCGGCGTCAAGACCGACCTCACCATGATTCCCAAGGCCGGCAAGAAGGCGGTTGCCATCGCAATCCTCTCGTCCGTCCTCCCTGCCGGCATCATCATGCTCGTCGCCCACCTCCAGGGGCCCGACCTCCCCCTGAGCTTCCGGGAAGGCAGGATCCCCATCAAACTGGCCTCCAAGTGGTCCCGGACGTCCTACACCGTCCTCTCCTGCGCGCTCGCCGAGCTCGAGCTCCTCACCTCCAAGCTCGGCCGCCTGGCCATGTCGGCGTCCCTCATCATCGACGTCGCCAGCCTGTTCGTCACCTCCGGCCTCGGCGGCTACCGGCTCTCCTCGAGGCTCGACATGCCCGGGAAGGCGGCGATCTCCATCGCCTGCTTCTTCGGTTTCTTGTTCTTTGTCGTGTTCTTGGCACGGCCATTCATTGTATGGCTGATCCGGCGGAGGACGCCGGAAGGTGCGCTGCTCGACGAGGCGTGCTTCATGACGGTTATCTTTCTCGCGCTCGGCTGCGGGCTGATCAGCGAGGTGATCGGGTACCACGCGACCATGGGGCCCTTCATACTCGGGCTGGCGCTGCCGGGAGGGGCGCCTCTGGGGGTCACAGTGGTGGAGAAGATGGACCGGCTGGTGACCGGGGTTTTCCTGCCGGTGTTCCTGGCCACGGCGGGGCTGCACATGGACCTCCCCAAGCTGACGCTATCGGGCTTCAACCAGTGGGGGCTGCTGGAAGCCTACATCTTGATCTTGACGCTGGCCAAGTTCATCGGGGTGATGCTGCCCTGCCTCTACTGCAAGATGCCGCTGCGCGACGCCTTGTCCGTCGGCCTCATGATGAACGCCAGGGGTATCTTTGAAGTCGATACAGCCTTACAGTGGCGCGATAGCAAG AGCGTGGATGACCAACTCTACGCCGTACTCATCctctccatcatcatcatcggcgGCGGCACCGCCCCCCTGCTGAAGTACCTGTACCACCCGGAGGACCGGTTCGTAGCCTACAAGCGGCGGACGGTCCAGCACTCGAAAAGCGGCGACGAGCTCCGGGTGCTGGTCTGCATCCACAACCAGGACAATGTGGCTCCCATCATCACCCTCCTGGAGACCTCCCACCCCATCGTCGACTCCCCCATCTGCgtctacctcctccacctcgtgcAGCTCGTCGGCCGCGCCGACGCCATCCTCGTCCCCCACAAGCGCCACCGGTCCTCCCACATCACCGACAGCGACCGCATCATCAATGCCTTCCGATTCTTCGAGCAGCAGCACCCGTCCAGCGTCTCCCTCATCCCCTACGTCTGCATCTCCCCCTACGCCACCATGCACGACGACATCTGCTCCCTCGCCCTCGACAAGAAGGTCACCCTGGTCATCCTCCCCTTCCACCGCAACGCCACCTTCGACGGCACCCTCGCGGCCGCCAACCCGGCCCTGCAGGCCATCAACTGCAACGCGGTTCGCTACGCCCCCTGCTCCGTCGCCATCCTTGTCGACCACGGCCTCACCGCCGCCGGCACCACCACGCATGCCTTGGCCGGCGGCGCCCGCCCGCTGCAACGCATCGCGGTCTACTTCCTCGGCGGGGCCGACGACCGGGAGGCGCTGGCGTACGCGGCGCGCATGGCGGAGGACCCGGCGGTCGGGCTGACGGTGGTGCGCATCCGGCCGCCGATGGAGTGGAGGTGCGACGGGGGGAAGGACGAGCTGCTGGACGACGAGATGGTAGACGAGTTCCGGCGTGAGAGGTTGGACGGGGAGAGAGTGCAGTACAGGGAGGAGGTGTCGAGGGACGGGGAGGATACGGTGAGGGTGATACAGGAGACGAGCGATGGTTTCAGCCTGCTGCTGGTGGGGCGGAGGGAAGGCATGGAGTCGCCGCTCACGGATGGGATGTCGATGTGGAGCGAGTATCCGGAGCTCGGGGTGATCGGGGACCTGCTGGCGTCAACAGACTTCGGGGGGAGGGTGTCGACGCTGGTGGTGCAGCAGCAGACCAGGGTCAGGAGCACGCAGGCCGAGAGCCCCATGGTGGCCAGAGCTCCGGGGAGCCAGGTAGCTCAGCTTAACCAGGATTAG
- the LOC103708289 gene encoding pentatricopeptide repeat-containing protein At2g45350, chloroplastic gives MLLVARSNLPPSDPALALLPRCKTLRDVEQLHARLITSGFLRYPSLAAGVVIRLSSSPHPASHHLARRVFFSLPIPTDPFLWNALIKSSSHGRDPNQAVLIFALMLAAGITADEFSYSLALKGCSRASLLREGSQMHSLIRKTELSSNLYLQNSLIGFYARCGLYELARQVFDRIPQRDSVSWNSMIDGYVKNGRIGAARELFDQMRDGDRNLVTWNSMIGGCASETNGIGIDMARRLFDEMPERDLVSWNLMIDGYARCGRMVDAEDLFERMLDRDVISWANMIYGYMEAGSVALARKLFDEMPERDVINWNIMMSGYVKNGNSAEALNLFSMMRLQGSVAPDNATLASVLSAISELGRIHDGIAIHEYIERNCLPLDGKLGVSLIDMYSKCGRLEDALEVFEISGRSVDHWNAMICGLAVHGCGALALELFREMERCLVVPDDITFIGVLNACSHSGLVEEGLMCFEMMKRDYNLEPKVQHYGCMVDVLGRAGQLDEAMELVKNMPVEPNDVVWRSLLSACRSHRNFDMGQTVVKNIIEGGTCNSSSYVLLSNLYASIGMWGDVGKVRMIMREKDLRKVPGCSWIELDGVVHEFVVGDNSYSEAKGIYSLLEGLCKSKLCNSPVL, from the coding sequence ATGCTGCTCGTGGCGCGCTCTAACCTCCCGCCTTCTGATCCCGCCCTCGCCCTCCTCCCGCGTTGCAAAACCCTGCGCGACGTCGAGCAGCTCCACGCCCGCCTCATCACCTCCGGCTTCCTCCGTTACCCCTCCCTCGCCGCCGGCGTCGTCATCcgcctctcctcctccccccacCCCGCCTCCCACCACCTCGCCCGCCGCgtcttcttctccctccccaTCCCCACCGACCCCTTCCTCTGGAACGCCCTCATCAAGTCCTCCTCCCACGGCCGCGATCCCAACCAGGCTGTCCTCATTTTCGCTCTCATGCTCGCCGCTGGCATCACCGCCGACGAGTTCTCCTACTCTCTCGCCCTCAAGGGCTGCTCCCGGGCGTCTCTCCTTAGAGAGGGCTCCCAGATGCACTCTCTCATCCGGAAGACTGAGCTCTCTTCGAACCTTTACCTCCAGAACTCTCTAATCGGTTTCTATGCTAGATGTGGGCTCTATGAGCTTGCTCGCCAGGTGTTTGATAGGATTCCGCAGAGAGATTCGGTCTCCTGGAACTCGATGATCGACGGGTATGTTAAGAATGGGAGGATAGGCGCTGCAAGGGAGCTTTTTGATCAGATGAGAGATGGAGATAGGAATCTGGTGACTTGGAACTCTATGATCGGAGGTTGTGCGTCTGAAACCAACGGGATTGGAATTGACATGGCTCGCCGGTTGTTTGATGAAATGCCTGAGAGAGATTTGGTGTCGTGGAATTTGATGATCGATGGGTATGCCAGATGCGGAAGGATGGTTGATGCAGAGGATTTGTTTGAACGCATGCTGGATAGGGATGTGATCTCTTGGGCAAATATGATTTATGGGTATATGGAGGCTGGGAGTGTTGCCTTGGCCCGGAAGTTGTTTGATGAGATGCCTGAGAGGGATGTGATCAACTGGAATATCATGATGTCTGGTTATGTTAAGAATGGAAATTCCGCCGAAGCCTTGAATCTATTTAGCATGATGCGGCTGCAAGGCAGTGTAGCTCCTGACAATGCCACTCTAGCAAGTGTTCTCTCAGCAATTTCCGAACTAGGCCGCATTCATGATGGGATAGCAATACATGAGTACATTGAGAGGAACTGCTTGCCTTTGGATGGGAAGCTAGGTGTTTCTCTCATCGATATGTACTCAAAGTGCGGTCGGTTGGAAGATGCTTTAGAGGTATTTGAGATTTCAGGGAGAAGCGTCGATCATTGGAATGCGATGATTTGCGGGCTAGCTGTTCATGGGTGCGGCGCACTCGCTCTCGAACTCTTCAGGGAAATGGAGAGATGTTTGGTGGTGCCTGATGATATTACGTTCATCGGAGTTCTGAATGCTTGTAGTCATTCAGGTTTGGTGGAGGAAGGACTGATGTGCTTTGAGATGATGAAAAGAGATTACAATTTGGAGCCTAAGGTCCAGCATTATGGATGCATGGTTGATGTTCTTGGTCGAGCAGGGCAGTTGGACGAGGCAATGGAATTGGTCAAGAATATGCCTGTCGAACCAAATGATGTGGTTTGGAGATCCTTGCTTAGCGCTTGCAGGAGCCATCGAAACTTTGACATGGGCCAAACGGTAGTGAAAAATATAATTGAAGGGGGAACTTGCAATTCTAGTTCGTATGTGCTTCTATCCAATCTCTATGCTAGTATTGGGATGTGGGGAGATGTTGGCAAGGTTCGGATGATCATGAGGGAGAAGGATTTAAGAAAGGTTCCTGGTTGCAGTTGGATTGAACTTGATGGTGTTGTTCATGAATTTGTTGTGGGAGATAATTCATATTCGGAAGCTAAAGGAATTTATTCTTTATTGGAGGGTCTGTGTAAATCTAAGTTGTGCAATTCACCCGTTTTATAA
- the LOC103708270 gene encoding putative transferase At4g12130, mitochondrial isoform X3 — MDHLSISSQVGAHCAHVAGERHVTSPSRNTRPLTASLPSPSQNFKPENVEGNKLKTGLKKQKKMPPFASYSRFRALISTASRRLHASPARPQRRTPRLDEVGPMACRLGSRSVVRFHGPDTAKFLQGLLSNDVRPLARPSSSPSSPSSYLPTPNAAHQFYPAVYSALLTPQGRFLYDLFLYRPPPVDGKLDPTGSGPGSGDEEEPLTLLADVDAAVLDELLDCLRRYRLRSKVEIENATKEFSCWQRFGVNLSNTASSVQEPEASSVGWGKGVDHAGQAAAQGSNLGWQWFKDPRLACLGFRGIFASNITPPLVESDKETDEQNYLLWRLERGVAEGSTEIPKGEAIPLEYNLARLNAISFDKGCYVGQELVARTHHRGVIRKRLLPLKFVNNKGEGTGF; from the exons ATGGACCATTTGTCTATTTCCAGCCAAGTTGGAGCGCACTGCGCCCACGTAGCCGGCGAGCGACACGTGACCAGTCCGTCCCGCAACACGCGTCCGCTCACCGCCTCCCTTCCCTCCCCCTCCCAAAACTTTAAGCCCGAGAACGTAGAAGGAAACAAGCTCAAAACCGGgttaaagaagcaaaagaaaatgCCTCCTTTCGCCTCCTATTCGCGCTTCCGCGCTCTCATCTCCACCGCTTCTCGACGCCTCCACGCCTCCCCCGCGAGGCCTCAGCGGCGGACACCTCGCCTGGACGAGGTGGGGCCCATGGCATGCCGCCTCGGGTCCCGCTCCGTGGTCCGCTTCCACGGTCCCGACACCGCCAAGTTCCTCCAGGGCCTCCTCTCCAACGACGTCCGCCCTCTCGCCCGGCCCTCCTCCTCGCCTTCCTCTCCGTCGTCTTATTTACCGACGCCCAACGCCGCCCACCAGTTCTACCCCGCCGTCTATTCGGCGCTGCTCACCCCCCAGGGGAGGTTTCTCTACGACCTCTTCCTCTACCGGCCGCCGCCGGTCGACGGGAAGCTCGACCCGACGGGATCCGGGCCGGGATCGGGAGACGAAGAGGAGCCTCTCACCTTGCTGGCTGATGTTGATGCAGCAGTCTTGGATGAGCTCCTGGATTGCTTGAGGAG ATATCGATTGAGATCCAAGGTTGAGATAGAGAATGCAACCAAGGAATTCTCTTGCTGGCAACGGTTTGGCGTTAACCTCTCTAACACTGCATCATCAGTTCAAGAACCTGAGGCCTCATCAGTTGGATGGGGAAAGGGTGTTGATCATGCGGGTCAAGCAGCTGCACAAGGAAGTAACCTCGGTTGGCAATGGTTCAAGGATCCCCGATTGGCTTGTCTAGGATTTAGAGGAATCTTCGCATCTAACATAACCC CACCGCTGGTTGAGTCTGACAAGGAAACTGACGAACAAAATTATCTTCTATGGAGATTAGAGAGAGGAGTTGCAGAAGGTTCAACTGAGATTCCAAAAG GCGAGGCTATTCCTCTTGAATACAATCTTGCGCGGTTGAATGCTATCTCATTTGACAAGGGGTGCTATGTGGGCCAGGAGCTTGTTGCTCGAACACACCATCGTGGTGTCATTCGCAAGCGCTTGCTTCCACTGAAGTTTGTAAATAATAAAGGAGAAGGTACTGGTTTCTAG
- the LOC103708270 gene encoding putative transferase At4g12130, mitochondrial isoform X1 translates to MDHLSISSQVGAHCAHVAGERHVTSPSRNTRPLTASLPSPSQNFKPENVEGNKLKTGLKKQKKMPPFASYSRFRALISTASRRLHASPARPQRRTPRLDEVGPMACRLGSRSVVRFHGPDTAKFLQGLLSNDVRPLARPSSSPSSPSSYLPTPNAAHQFYPAVYSALLTPQGRFLYDLFLYRPPPVDGKLDPTGSGPGSGDEEEPLTLLADVDAAVLDELLDCLRRYRLRSKVEIENATKEFSCWQRFGVNLSNTASSVQEPEASSVGWGKGVDHAGQAAAQGSNLGWQWFKDPRLACLGFRGIFASNITPPLVESDKETDEQNYLLWRLERGVAEGSTEIPKGEAIPLEYNLARLNAISFDKGCYVGQELVARTHHRGVIRKRLLPLKFVNNKGEELEQAVSPGSEVVDNTSGKKVGTVTTALGCRGMGLLKLEEALKQSPALSIKDKDDVRIKVIRPDWWPAEWAPEHEQQNAAP, encoded by the exons ATGGACCATTTGTCTATTTCCAGCCAAGTTGGAGCGCACTGCGCCCACGTAGCCGGCGAGCGACACGTGACCAGTCCGTCCCGCAACACGCGTCCGCTCACCGCCTCCCTTCCCTCCCCCTCCCAAAACTTTAAGCCCGAGAACGTAGAAGGAAACAAGCTCAAAACCGGgttaaagaagcaaaagaaaatgCCTCCTTTCGCCTCCTATTCGCGCTTCCGCGCTCTCATCTCCACCGCTTCTCGACGCCTCCACGCCTCCCCCGCGAGGCCTCAGCGGCGGACACCTCGCCTGGACGAGGTGGGGCCCATGGCATGCCGCCTCGGGTCCCGCTCCGTGGTCCGCTTCCACGGTCCCGACACCGCCAAGTTCCTCCAGGGCCTCCTCTCCAACGACGTCCGCCCTCTCGCCCGGCCCTCCTCCTCGCCTTCCTCTCCGTCGTCTTATTTACCGACGCCCAACGCCGCCCACCAGTTCTACCCCGCCGTCTATTCGGCGCTGCTCACCCCCCAGGGGAGGTTTCTCTACGACCTCTTCCTCTACCGGCCGCCGCCGGTCGACGGGAAGCTCGACCCGACGGGATCCGGGCCGGGATCGGGAGACGAAGAGGAGCCTCTCACCTTGCTGGCTGATGTTGATGCAGCAGTCTTGGATGAGCTCCTGGATTGCTTGAGGAG ATATCGATTGAGATCCAAGGTTGAGATAGAGAATGCAACCAAGGAATTCTCTTGCTGGCAACGGTTTGGCGTTAACCTCTCTAACACTGCATCATCAGTTCAAGAACCTGAGGCCTCATCAGTTGGATGGGGAAAGGGTGTTGATCATGCGGGTCAAGCAGCTGCACAAGGAAGTAACCTCGGTTGGCAATGGTTCAAGGATCCCCGATTGGCTTGTCTAGGATTTAGAGGAATCTTCGCATCTAACATAACCC CACCGCTGGTTGAGTCTGACAAGGAAACTGACGAACAAAATTATCTTCTATGGAGATTAGAGAGAGGAGTTGCAGAAGGTTCAACTGAGATTCCAAAAG GCGAGGCTATTCCTCTTGAATACAATCTTGCGCGGTTGAATGCTATCTCATTTGACAAGGGGTGCTATGTGGGCCAGGAGCTTGTTGCTCGAACACACCATCGTGGTGTCATTCGCAAGCGCTTGCTTCCACTGAAGTTTGTAAATAATAAAGGAGAAG AACTTGAACAGGCTGTATCACCAGGTTCAGAAGTAGTCGATAACACTTCTGGTAAGAAGGTTGGGACTGTAACAACAGCTCTCGGATGTCGTGGAATGGGCTTGCTGAAATTAGAAGAGGCCTTGAAGCAATCCCCAGCATTGAGCATTAAAGACAAGGATGATGTGAGGATTAAGGTTATCAGACCAGATTGGTGGCCAGCTGAATGGGCTCCAGAGCATG
- the LOC103708270 gene encoding putative transferase At4g12130, mitochondrial isoform X2, translated as MDHLSISSQVGAHCAHVAGERHVTSPSRNTRPLTASLPSPSQNFKPENVEGNKLKTGLKKQKKMPPFASYSRFRALISTASRRLHASPARPQRRTPRLDEVGPMACRLGSRSVVRFHGPDTAKFLQGLLSNDVRPLARPSSSPSSPSSYLPTPNAAHQFYPAVYSALLTPQGRFLYDLFLYRPPPVDGKLDPTGSGPGSGDEEEPLTLLADVDAAVLDELLDCLRRYRLRSKVEIENATKEFSCWQRFGVNLSNTASSVQEPEASSVGWGKGVDHAGQAAAQGSNLGWQWFKDPRLACLGFRGIFASNITPPLVESDKETDEQNYLLWRLERGVAEGSTEIPKGEAIPLEYNLARLNAISFDKGCYVGQELVARTHHRGVIRKRLLPLKFVNNKGEGCITRFRSSR; from the exons ATGGACCATTTGTCTATTTCCAGCCAAGTTGGAGCGCACTGCGCCCACGTAGCCGGCGAGCGACACGTGACCAGTCCGTCCCGCAACACGCGTCCGCTCACCGCCTCCCTTCCCTCCCCCTCCCAAAACTTTAAGCCCGAGAACGTAGAAGGAAACAAGCTCAAAACCGGgttaaagaagcaaaagaaaatgCCTCCTTTCGCCTCCTATTCGCGCTTCCGCGCTCTCATCTCCACCGCTTCTCGACGCCTCCACGCCTCCCCCGCGAGGCCTCAGCGGCGGACACCTCGCCTGGACGAGGTGGGGCCCATGGCATGCCGCCTCGGGTCCCGCTCCGTGGTCCGCTTCCACGGTCCCGACACCGCCAAGTTCCTCCAGGGCCTCCTCTCCAACGACGTCCGCCCTCTCGCCCGGCCCTCCTCCTCGCCTTCCTCTCCGTCGTCTTATTTACCGACGCCCAACGCCGCCCACCAGTTCTACCCCGCCGTCTATTCGGCGCTGCTCACCCCCCAGGGGAGGTTTCTCTACGACCTCTTCCTCTACCGGCCGCCGCCGGTCGACGGGAAGCTCGACCCGACGGGATCCGGGCCGGGATCGGGAGACGAAGAGGAGCCTCTCACCTTGCTGGCTGATGTTGATGCAGCAGTCTTGGATGAGCTCCTGGATTGCTTGAGGAG ATATCGATTGAGATCCAAGGTTGAGATAGAGAATGCAACCAAGGAATTCTCTTGCTGGCAACGGTTTGGCGTTAACCTCTCTAACACTGCATCATCAGTTCAAGAACCTGAGGCCTCATCAGTTGGATGGGGAAAGGGTGTTGATCATGCGGGTCAAGCAGCTGCACAAGGAAGTAACCTCGGTTGGCAATGGTTCAAGGATCCCCGATTGGCTTGTCTAGGATTTAGAGGAATCTTCGCATCTAACATAACCC CACCGCTGGTTGAGTCTGACAAGGAAACTGACGAACAAAATTATCTTCTATGGAGATTAGAGAGAGGAGTTGCAGAAGGTTCAACTGAGATTCCAAAAG GCGAGGCTATTCCTCTTGAATACAATCTTGCGCGGTTGAATGCTATCTCATTTGACAAGGGGTGCTATGTGGGCCAGGAGCTTGTTGCTCGAACACACCATCGTGGTGTCATTCGCAAGCGCTTGCTTCCACTGAAGTTTGTAAATAATAAAGGAGAAG GCTGTATCACCAGGTTCAGAAGTAGTCGATAA